The following coding sequences are from one Rutidosis leptorrhynchoides isolate AG116_Rl617_1_P2 chromosome 11, CSIRO_AGI_Rlap_v1, whole genome shotgun sequence window:
- the LOC139877798 gene encoding benzyl alcohol O-benzoyltransferase-like translates to MIQINTPLKFTVRRCAPELIVPAKPTPREVKHLSDIDSQEIVRIQFPVVFFYHADPKLGNENPASVIKEALAKVLVYYYPLAGRLKEDQSRKLMVDCTGEGVLFIEAEADVTLKEFGDFVHPPFPCSEELAYDVPGSSSILDSPLLLIQVIRLLCGGFIVTTRFNHAIMDASGLVQFMTALSEMAKGASTPSTLPVWQREVLSARDPPRVTCTHPEYDELATAEDNTGRYSSSDDMHQRSFFFGPREMLAIRRLVPTHLQNSTNFEVLTACLWRCRTIALQLNPEEEVRMIYMFNSRKFKSFIPIGYYGNASAFPVAISTAKDICNKTLGFSLELIVKAKSTVTKEYMRSIADLMVIKGRPPLKLSESYSVSDVTRAGFDRVDFGWGKPAYGGTVVGASRIYSIYLRSKNHKGESGIVVPICLPEVTMEKFIRELNSMLVQDNNDKEVQELELHTLNSKL, encoded by the exons ATGATTCAAATCAATACTCCCTTGAAGTTTACGGTCAGAAGATGTGCACCCGAGCTGATCGTTCCAGCTAAACCAACGCCTCGAGAGGTGAAGCATCTCTCGGATATTGACTCCCAAGAAATCGTTCGAATTCAGTTCCCGGTAGTCTTCTTTTATCATGCTGATCCAAAATTGGGGAACGAGAATCCAGCAAGTGTGATCAAGGAGGCCTTAGCTAAGGTACTAGTCTACTACTACCCGTTAGCTGGTCGCCTAAAGGAAGATCAATCGAGGAAGCTGATGGTGGATTGCACTGGCGAGGGTGTGTTGTTTATCGAGGCCGAGGCAGATGTTACTCTGAAAGAATTTGGAGACTTTGTCCACCCTCCGTTTCCTTGTTCGGAAGAGTTGGCGTATGATGTTCCTGGATCTAGTAGCATCCTTGACTCACCATTGTTACTTATTCAG GTGATACGACTGTTATGTGGAGGTTTCATCGTAACTACACGATTCAACCACGCAATTATGGATGCGTCCGGACTTGTACAATTTATGACAGCATTAAGTGAAATGGCGAAAGGTGCATCAACACCATCAACTTTACCCGTGTGGCAAAGAGAGGTGCTTTCTGCAAGGGACCCACCACGCGTGACATGTACGCATCCTGAGTATGATGAACTAGCTACCGCCGAGGACAACACGGGTAGATATAGTTCATCAGATGATATGCATCAAAGATCATTTTTCTTTGGTCCACGTGAGATGTTAGCGATTCGTAGGCTTGTTCCAACACACCTTCAAAATAGTACCAACTTTGAGGTGCTAACAGCGTGTCTATGGCGTTGTCGTACAATAGCTCTCCAACTAAATCCCGAAGAGGAGGTGCGCATGATATACATGTTCAACTCTCGCAAGTTCAAGTCATTTATCCCAATAGGGTACTACGGAAATGCGTCAGCCTTTCCGGTTGCCATTTCAACAGCTAAAGATATATGTAACAAAACATTAGGTTTCTCGCTCGAGCTTATTGTAAAGGCCAAATCTACAGTAACTAAAGAGTACATGAGATCTATCGCGGACCTAATGGTAATTAAGGGACGACCACCGCTCAAACTAAGTGAAAGCTACAGCGTCTCAGATGTCACCCGTGCCGGATTTGATAGAGTTGACTTTGGTTGGGGAAAACCGGCTTATGGTGGGACCGTGGTAGGGGCCTCAAGAATTTATAGTATATACTTACgatcgaaaaatcataagggtgagtctGGAATTGTGGTACCCATATGTTTACCTGAAGTAACTATGGAGAAATTTATCAGAGAGCTAAATAGTATGCTGGTGCAAGACAACAATGATAAAGAAGTTCAAGAACTCGAGTTACACACACTCAATTCCAAATTATAG